From the Pirellulales bacterium genome, one window contains:
- a CDS encoding PIG-L family deacetylase: HHLHDLLHKHGPAQSVAHRVFRWMMDTIEYHPGGREPKRIICFSPHPDDDVISMGGALIRLVEDRHEMHVAYMTSGNIAVFDHDAQRVADLVTEFNRLFQIDQDKSRELEAQVDGALKNKKPGEPDSEGVLRIKALIRWSEAKAGAMVCGCREEHLHFLDLPFYRTGTIAKNPMGADDVRIIRELLEQVDPQQVYIAGDLSDPHGTHRVCAEAIFHALAEFEQAKGRRPEALLYRGAWQEWAPHEIELAVPLSPRDLELKKAAIFMHESQKDRALFPGSDQREFWQRAQDRNRNTADVYNQFGLPEYFAIEGFVRWNGEPI, encoded by the coding sequence GCACCATCTACACGATCTGCTGCACAAGCACGGCCCGGCGCAAAGCGTCGCGCATCGCGTCTTTCGCTGGATGATGGATACGATCGAATATCATCCCGGCGGGCGGGAGCCGAAGCGCATCATCTGCTTCAGCCCGCATCCAGACGACGACGTAATCAGCATGGGCGGGGCCTTGATCCGGCTGGTGGAAGACCGCCACGAGATGCACGTGGCCTACATGACCAGCGGCAACATTGCCGTCTTCGATCACGATGCCCAGCGCGTGGCCGACCTGGTCACCGAGTTCAACCGGCTGTTCCAAATCGACCAAGACAAAAGCCGGGAGCTGGAGGCGCAGGTCGACGGCGCGCTCAAGAACAAGAAACCGGGCGAGCCCGACAGCGAGGGCGTGCTGCGCATCAAGGCGCTGATTCGCTGGAGCGAGGCCAAGGCCGGGGCGATGGTCTGCGGCTGCCGCGAAGAGCACCTGCATTTTCTGGATCTGCCGTTTTATCGTACCGGCACGATCGCCAAGAACCCGATGGGCGCCGACGACGTGCGGATCATTCGCGAGCTGCTCGAGCAGGTGGATCCGCAACAGGTGTACATCGCCGGCGATCTGTCCGATCCGCACGGCACGCACCGCGTGTGTGCTGAGGCGATTTTCCACGCGCTGGCTGAGTTCGAGCAGGCCAAGGGCCGCAGGCCCGAGGCGCTGCTCTATCGTGGGGCCTGGCAGGAATGGGCCCCGCACGAGATCGAGCTGGCCGTGCCTTTGAGCCCGCGCGACTTGGAGTTGAAAAAGGCCGCGATCTTCATGCACGAATCGCAAAAGGATCGGGCCTTGTTCCCCGGCTCCGACCAGCGCGAATTCTGGCAGCGCGCCCAGGACCGCAATCGCAACACGGCCGACGTCTACAACCAGTTCGGCCTGCCCGAGTATTTTGCGATCGAAGGCTTCGTCCGCTGGAACGGCGAGCCGATCTAG